In a single window of the Terriglobus roseus genome:
- a CDS encoding FtsX-like permease family protein — translation MNRLVVGNLVHRPLRSLISALAVTIEVVMILSIVAIMLGMVNGQKLRTNGIGGDIIAKPGAASNLIGVSGAPASAKVGLVLAKLPHVKVAAPIYIQLTTSAGAVENIFGIDYSTFNALTPFVFVEGGPFSGPDDIIVDDVASHGSTDGPAMRGKSFHVGETTKLLGHVFHVSGVVVHGRGGRKFIPLDTINAINGTDNRCSVFYLRTEDAPKWQKAVREEIQATEGMQQWDVQTLDELLSQMTPEKFPGFNIGLSVVIGIAVVIGFLVIFQSMYTAVMERTREIGILKSLGASKGYIVGIVLRESGLLAVCGVVAGVASTYLLRAILHIKASQLEFEVTPAWVAKAAAIAIVGALLGALYPALKAASKDPIDALSYE, via the coding sequence ATGAATCGTCTGGTTGTCGGCAATCTCGTCCATCGTCCCCTGCGCTCGTTGATCTCGGCGCTTGCAGTGACCATTGAAGTCGTCATGATCCTGTCCATCGTTGCCATCATGCTGGGTATGGTGAACGGGCAGAAGTTGCGCACCAATGGAATCGGTGGCGATATCATCGCCAAACCCGGCGCAGCATCGAACCTGATTGGAGTAAGCGGGGCCCCCGCGTCTGCAAAGGTGGGGCTCGTGCTTGCGAAACTGCCACACGTCAAGGTGGCTGCACCCATCTACATCCAGTTGACAACGTCTGCGGGTGCCGTCGAGAACATCTTCGGCATCGACTATTCGACCTTTAACGCCTTGACGCCATTCGTGTTCGTGGAAGGGGGCCCGTTCTCTGGCCCAGATGACATCATTGTTGACGATGTAGCGTCGCACGGTTCGACGGATGGCCCTGCGATGCGGGGCAAGAGCTTCCACGTCGGAGAAACAACCAAGCTTCTAGGCCATGTCTTTCATGTCTCGGGGGTAGTGGTGCATGGCAGAGGCGGCCGAAAGTTCATTCCGCTAGACACAATCAACGCAATCAACGGGACGGACAACCGTTGCAGTGTCTTTTATCTGAGGACAGAAGATGCTCCGAAGTGGCAGAAGGCCGTTCGCGAAGAAATTCAGGCGACGGAAGGTATGCAGCAATGGGATGTCCAAACGCTGGACGAGCTCCTGAGTCAGATGACCCCTGAGAAGTTCCCAGGATTCAATATTGGCCTCAGCGTTGTAATCGGAATCGCAGTTGTTATCGGCTTCCTGGTGATCTTCCAATCCATGTACACGGCAGTAATGGAACGCACCCGCGAGATCGGCATCCTTAAGTCACTGGGAGCTTCCAAGGGATACATCGTAGGAATCGTGTTGCGCGAGTCGGGCCTATTGGCTGTTTGTGGTGTCGTCGCGGGCGTTGCAAGCACATACCTGTTACGTGCGATTCTTCACATCAAGGCGTCACAGTTGGAGTTTGAGGTCACGCCCGCATGGGTCGCCAAGGCCGCGGCGATCGCGATCGTGGGCGCCTTGCTCGGTGCCCTCTACCCGGCCTTGAAGGCTGCCAGTAAAGATCCGATCGACGCGCTTTCCTACGAATAG
- a CDS encoding acyltransferase family protein yields MGIPTVHESPTGPRFYRPELDVLRFLAFVMVFAVHADVASTPILKAISESGRGGVCVFFLLSSYLITELLEREDAKTHGISLRSFYIRRALRIWPLYFLALLLARLIDWHVPHLQMSNGRLLASVFLVGNWYTYFYGFPASFALVLWSVTVEEQFYLVWPSVRKFLGSRALLLVSILTFPVSYAAIFWLCMHARLERQFWVNTFVQIQFFGLGGMLALQLKGASPRWPLAGRALLFLGGLFAFFVAQYFFHHSGDMSLVRNAVPEYLLLAAGSVMLFFSVLGMARLGRATFLVYLGKVSYGLYVFHVLGLRIALRPASLLVRRMALPDWEGRIIQAALGLMITFGMAHVSYRYFEAFFLRFKERFATVKTREV; encoded by the coding sequence ATGGGTATCCCCACAGTTCACGAATCTCCAACCGGCCCACGTTTTTACCGTCCGGAGTTGGATGTTCTCCGCTTCCTGGCCTTTGTAATGGTCTTTGCCGTGCATGCTGACGTGGCAAGTACCCCAATCCTCAAGGCAATCTCTGAGAGTGGACGCGGTGGCGTCTGCGTCTTCTTTCTGTTGAGTTCTTATCTCATCACGGAACTGCTGGAACGCGAGGATGCGAAGACCCATGGAATCAGCCTCCGCTCCTTCTATATCCGCCGTGCCCTCCGCATCTGGCCGCTTTACTTTCTGGCTCTGCTGCTCGCACGATTGATCGACTGGCACGTTCCACATCTGCAGATGTCCAACGGGCGCCTGCTCGCTTCGGTTTTCCTGGTTGGCAACTGGTACACCTACTTCTACGGATTCCCGGCATCGTTCGCACTGGTGCTGTGGAGCGTCACGGTGGAAGAGCAGTTTTATCTTGTGTGGCCTTCGGTACGGAAATTCCTTGGATCGCGCGCATTGCTTCTTGTCAGCATCCTCACGTTTCCTGTTTCGTACGCCGCCATTTTCTGGCTTTGCATGCATGCACGGCTTGAACGTCAGTTCTGGGTGAATACTTTCGTACAGATCCAGTTCTTTGGCCTCGGCGGGATGCTGGCACTGCAGCTCAAGGGAGCCTCCCCGCGCTGGCCGCTGGCAGGGCGTGCCCTGTTGTTCCTGGGTGGCCTTTTCGCCTTTTTCGTAGCGCAGTATTTCTTCCACCACAGCGGCGATATGTCCTTGGTGAGGAACGCAGTGCCCGAATACCTTCTGCTTGCGGCTGGGTCGGTCATGCTGTTTTTCTCGGTGCTGGGAATGGCCCGGCTCGGACGGGCCACGTTCCTCGTCTATCTTGGGAAGGTCTCTTACGGCCTGTATGTCTTTCATGTTCTGGGATTGCGCATCGCCCTGCGGCCTGCTTCCTTGCTGGTACGACGAATGGCCCTGCCAGATTGGGAAGGGCGCATCATCCAGGCCGCTCTGGGACTGATGATTACGTTCGGGATGGCGCACGTCTCCTACCGCTACTTCGAGGCTTTCTTCCTGCGCTTCAAGGAGCGCTTCGCGACGGTGAAGACCCGCGAGGTGTGA
- a CDS encoding acyltransferase family protein: protein MQGDRIRTHEEAELLARTPKGRLFQLDALRGIAAFFVMWYHLRYAYPPFHTRNPIVFLFTSGRQSVILFFVLSGYVLGMPYWRGRETPYRRYLLRRFFRIYVPFLVALIFAWVCADHFLYSHLPLTPWFYKTWQTPLTGGLFVRQLFMSNDATINTAFWSLRIEAEFSILLPLCCSLVRRLPAIGTLLLCVVSYAGSMYTHQEGLAQALTNFPMFFLGLLLSLHAERIAQVWRRFHPAAHCVVLAFAMLLYLHVLPAKFWADALTGIGAALIIVCSLHSAWITRLLRHSLPEYLGRISYSLYLVHGTVLFATLNLLYGRVSTWLVGLCYGLTTFVFAHLLCILIEEPSMRLGRKLTT, encoded by the coding sequence ATGCAGGGAGATCGGATTCGTACCCACGAGGAAGCGGAGCTGCTGGCACGCACCCCGAAGGGAAGGCTCTTTCAACTGGACGCCCTGCGTGGTATCGCGGCGTTTTTTGTAATGTGGTATCACCTTCGGTACGCCTATCCGCCATTTCATACCCGCAACCCGATCGTGTTTCTGTTCACGTCAGGGCGCCAGTCAGTCATCCTCTTCTTCGTCCTAAGCGGATATGTGCTGGGTATGCCGTACTGGCGTGGACGGGAGACGCCTTACCGGCGATATCTTCTTCGTCGATTCTTTCGCATCTACGTTCCATTTCTTGTCGCTCTGATCTTCGCGTGGGTCTGCGCGGATCATTTTCTGTATTCGCATCTGCCACTGACTCCGTGGTTCTACAAGACCTGGCAGACGCCGCTTACCGGCGGCCTCTTTGTCCGGCAACTGTTCATGAGTAACGACGCGACCATTAATACAGCGTTCTGGTCCCTGAGAATTGAGGCGGAGTTCTCCATCCTGCTGCCCCTCTGTTGCTCTCTGGTGCGGCGGCTCCCTGCCATCGGGACCTTGCTGCTTTGCGTCGTAAGTTACGCGGGAAGCATGTACACGCATCAAGAGGGTTTGGCACAGGCACTGACCAACTTCCCCATGTTCTTCCTCGGTCTCCTTCTTTCGCTGCATGCCGAGCGCATTGCCCAGGTCTGGAGGCGATTCCATCCCGCAGCGCATTGCGTGGTGCTGGCGTTTGCAATGCTGCTCTACCTGCATGTGCTTCCCGCGAAGTTCTGGGCGGACGCTTTGACGGGCATCGGTGCGGCGCTGATCATCGTCTGTTCGCTCCATTCGGCATGGATCACAAGACTGCTGCGGCACAGCCTGCCGGAATATCTTGGGAGGATCTCTTACAGCCTTTACCTGGTTCATGGAACTGTACTGTTTGCGACGTTGAACCTTCTCTATGGTCGCGTGTCGACATGGCTGGTCGGCCTTTGTTATGGTCTGACTACGTTCGTCTTTGCACACTTGCTATGCATTCTGATCGAAGAGCCGTCCATGCGGCTCGGACGAAAACTTACGACCTGA
- a CDS encoding ArnT family glycosyltransferase produces the protein MNERLERLQDPVKDRATSHVQRAIVAFLLVLGGLAFALHFLHLRADFPNHSPWVDWAKYTDEGWYGDAAIRHYLRGTWRLPGDFNPAVALPVWPLVEAGLFRFTGVGIVAARALTVCVFGCILCSSFFFLRLRAERRGDRPMRTVFAAAAVLVLAASPFVYVFTRLAILEPLLVLMMLLSLQAAYAMRLARLRWQRAAYAAGVGLLIALMIGTKTTAVFLLPAIAYMLADSAECRGRRMLRTGLITGGVVALLCGSYFLMLVHRGYLGDFRYLFSANAYTGITRSTFFKTVGETLTDGMWTGPLTYPLAGLMLVIACLRPRVWRDPVFTSLALWAAGYMIFMAYHANMQPRYYLVVAVPLVLLLLRGALHVAEWNPVAPLALVPLLLLVVGHEARQTVNFARHPDYTYQTAAVRIEHIIEAEPSHSHTVLSISGSNLSLMTGLPSICDDFGTMQLEDRIAAYQPGWFVAWNYVEDDKMQALSRFYTLTRVGEFPAMDDPDRNLMIVYRLDPKEGVKPRRKRPGAKLLPM, from the coding sequence TTGAACGAGAGACTCGAGAGGCTGCAGGATCCAGTCAAGGACCGGGCAACGTCCCATGTGCAGCGTGCGATCGTTGCGTTTCTGCTGGTCCTGGGTGGACTTGCGTTTGCTCTGCACTTCCTGCATCTCCGCGCGGATTTCCCAAATCACTCTCCTTGGGTCGACTGGGCCAAGTACACCGATGAAGGCTGGTATGGCGATGCCGCGATCCGTCATTACCTGCGCGGGACGTGGCGGCTGCCCGGCGATTTCAACCCCGCAGTTGCACTGCCGGTGTGGCCTCTGGTGGAAGCGGGGCTCTTTCGTTTTACCGGTGTGGGCATCGTCGCAGCGCGTGCTCTAACGGTCTGTGTGTTCGGTTGCATCCTGTGTAGCAGTTTCTTCTTCCTGCGTCTGCGAGCGGAGCGACGGGGGGATCGTCCCATGCGAACGGTCTTTGCGGCCGCCGCTGTTCTTGTGCTGGCTGCCAGCCCGTTTGTCTACGTCTTCACGCGCCTGGCCATTCTGGAGCCGCTGCTGGTCCTGATGATGCTGTTGAGTCTGCAGGCTGCTTATGCCATGCGGCTGGCACGGTTGAGGTGGCAGCGTGCGGCTTACGCTGCGGGCGTCGGTCTGCTGATCGCGCTGATGATCGGGACAAAGACCACTGCGGTCTTTCTGTTGCCTGCGATTGCGTATATGCTGGCGGACTCCGCCGAGTGCCGCGGGCGTCGGATGCTGCGAACCGGCCTGATCACCGGTGGAGTCGTCGCGCTGCTATGCGGCAGCTACTTCCTGATGCTGGTGCATCGCGGGTATCTGGGTGATTTCCGCTACCTGTTCAGCGCCAACGCGTACACAGGCATCACCCGCAGCACGTTCTTCAAAACCGTGGGAGAGACACTGACAGACGGTATGTGGACTGGACCGTTGACGTACCCTCTCGCCGGCTTGATGCTCGTCATCGCATGCCTTCGTCCTCGGGTGTGGCGCGACCCGGTGTTTACCTCACTCGCGCTATGGGCTGCCGGCTACATGATCTTCATGGCGTATCACGCCAACATGCAGCCCCGGTATTACCTGGTTGTCGCTGTGCCGCTAGTCTTGTTGCTACTGCGCGGTGCGCTCCATGTGGCGGAGTGGAACCCTGTCGCGCCGCTGGCGTTGGTGCCGCTACTGCTGCTGGTGGTGGGGCATGAGGCGCGACAGACCGTGAACTTTGCGCGGCATCCCGACTATACGTATCAGACGGCCGCGGTTCGGATCGAGCACATCATCGAAGCAGAGCCATCGCACAGCCACACGGTCCTCTCAATTTCCGGCAGTAATCTGTCCCTGATGACGGGTCTGCCGTCGATCTGTGACGACTTCGGAACTATGCAACTTGAAGACCGCATCGCGGCCTATCAGCCGGGCTGGTTTGTGGCCTGGAACTACGTGGAAGATGACAAGATGCAGGCCCTGTCCCGCTTTTACACGCTGACTCGCGTCGGGGAGTTCCCAGCAATGGACGATCCCGACCGGAACCTGATGATCGTCTACCGTCTGGATCCGAAGGAAGGCGTAAAGCCCAGACGCAAGCGGCCGGGTGCGAAATTGCTCCCGATGTAA
- the rplM gene encoding 50S ribosomal protein L13 — MSTFVPSSNDTNRKWYVVDATGKTLGRLASGAARVLSGKNSTQYTPYIDTGDHVIVINCEKIVLTGLKAQQKLYRRYTGFPGGLREEEFVKLLARRPEAIVEQAIKGMLPKTKMGRQMATKLKVYKGDKHPHDAQMPEPLVVSA; from the coding sequence ATGTCGACGTTTGTACCCAGTTCGAATGATACGAACCGCAAGTGGTATGTGGTGGACGCTACGGGGAAGACCCTGGGCCGCCTCGCCAGCGGTGCCGCGCGTGTGCTGAGCGGCAAGAACAGCACGCAGTACACCCCCTACATTGATACCGGTGACCATGTCATCGTCATCAACTGCGAAAAGATTGTGCTGACCGGCCTCAAGGCCCAGCAGAAGCTCTATCGCCGTTACACCGGTTTCCCCGGCGGTCTTCGTGAAGAAGAGTTCGTCAAGCTGCTCGCGCGCCGTCCCGAAGCAATCGTGGAACAGGCCATCAAGGGCATGCTCCCCAAGACCAAGATGGGCCGCCAGATGGCGACTAAGCTGAAGGTCTACAAGGGCGATAAGCACCCCCACGATGCACAGATGCCCGAGCCGCTCGTAGTTTCGGCGTAA
- the rpsI gene encoding 30S ribosomal protein S9 produces MADLVQYYGTGRRKSAIARVFLRPGNGGFKVNGKPMDVYFVTEAQRFAARRTLNTAEVVGQFDVITTVKGGGVTAQADAVKLGIARALLEFNVELRKILKADGLLTRDARIKERKKYGQKGARKRFQFSKR; encoded by the coding sequence ATGGCAGATTTGGTTCAGTATTACGGAACGGGTCGTCGTAAGTCGGCGATTGCACGTGTGTTCCTTCGTCCCGGCAACGGCGGTTTCAAAGTTAACGGCAAGCCGATGGACGTTTACTTCGTCACAGAAGCTCAGCGCTTCGCGGCCCGCCGCACGCTGAACACCGCAGAAGTCGTCGGCCAGTTCGACGTCATCACCACCGTCAAGGGTGGCGGTGTGACCGCTCAGGCTGACGCTGTAAAGCTCGGCATTGCACGCGCGCTGCTCGAGTTCAACGTCGAGCTCCGCAAGATTCTCAAGGCTGACGGCCTTCTGACCCGCGACGCTCGCATCAAGGAGCGTAAGAAGTACGGTCAGAAGGGCGCACGTAAGCGCTTCCAGTTCTCCAAGCGCTAA
- the rpsB gene encoding 30S ribosomal protein S2 yields the protein MASITMKELLEAGVHFGHQTKRWNPKMKEYIFGERNGIYIIDLQKTLKMFKEASKFVTELTSSGKLILFVGTKRQAQDAVAEEATRAGMPYINSRWLGGLLTNWVTCQKSVKRLAELDEMAVDGRFELMTKKEVIKLERERKALHTNLAGIKNMRRLPDAIFVIDSNNEAIAVSEARKLGIPVVAVVDTNCDPTVVDYVIPGNDDALRAIRLFTTKIADSAFEGVQMIGDKSIANEYADVVPVATEAHFIGLEDEEAQESNPVATTPVEQAEEETVDLNAALGGGIKKQAASDTETEAEPVAVEAGA from the coding sequence ATGGCATCGATCACAATGAAGGAACTGCTCGAAGCGGGCGTTCACTTTGGTCACCAGACCAAGCGCTGGAACCCCAAGATGAAGGAATACATCTTCGGCGAGCGCAATGGCATTTACATCATCGACCTGCAGAAGACGCTGAAGATGTTCAAGGAAGCGTCCAAGTTCGTCACCGAGCTGACCTCTTCGGGCAAGCTGATCCTCTTCGTCGGCACCAAGCGCCAGGCACAGGATGCAGTCGCTGAAGAAGCGACCCGCGCCGGCATGCCCTACATCAACAGCCGCTGGCTGGGTGGTCTTCTGACGAACTGGGTAACCTGCCAGAAGTCGGTCAAGCGCCTCGCAGAGCTGGACGAGATGGCTGTCGACGGCCGTTTCGAGCTGATGACGAAAAAGGAAGTCATCAAGCTGGAGCGCGAGCGCAAGGCTCTGCACACGAATCTGGCCGGCATCAAGAACATGCGCCGCCTGCCGGACGCGATCTTCGTCATCGATTCGAACAACGAAGCCATCGCCGTCTCGGAAGCACGTAAGCTCGGCATCCCGGTTGTTGCAGTCGTTGATACCAACTGCGATCCGACCGTGGTCGACTATGTGATCCCCGGCAACGATGATGCTCTGCGCGCCATCCGCCTGTTCACCACCAAGATCGCCGATTCGGCCTTCGAGGGTGTGCAGATGATTGGCGACAAGTCGATCGCCAACGAGTATGCCGATGTGGTGCCGGTTGCGACCGAAGCACACTTCATCGGTCTCGAAGACGAGGAAGCGCAGGAGTCCAACCCGGTTGCTACCACCCCGGTGGAGCAGGCTGAAGAAGAGACTGTTGATCTCAACGCAGCTCTGGGCGGTGGCATCAAGAAGCAGGCTGCATCCGACACCGAGACTGAGGCAGAGCCCGTCGCAGTCGAAGCCGGCGCGTAA
- a CDS encoding translation elongation factor Ts, with product MATETPVKIDAKLVKELREKSGAPMGDCLKALQEAGGDMENAFVVLRKRGMASAAKKASRSTNEGAVGNYIHAGGKIGVMLELNCESDFVARTEDFQELLRDISMHIAAVDPRFVGRDEVTEADVEREKEIYRAQAAATGKPANIIEKMLEGKMGKFYEEVCLLDQPFIKEQSQTVAQVIATKVAKLGENITVRRFARFKIGEPNATFAQAKIVATEEAAS from the coding sequence ATGGCGACCGAGACCCCTGTAAAGATTGATGCGAAGCTGGTAAAGGAACTGCGTGAGAAGTCCGGCGCGCCCATGGGCGACTGCCTGAAGGCGCTGCAGGAAGCTGGCGGCGACATGGAGAATGCATTCGTTGTGCTGCGCAAGCGCGGCATGGCGTCGGCAGCGAAGAAGGCTTCGCGCTCCACCAACGAAGGCGCTGTGGGGAACTACATCCACGCCGGCGGCAAGATCGGCGTCATGCTGGAACTGAACTGCGAGAGCGACTTCGTTGCCCGAACGGAAGACTTCCAGGAACTGCTGCGCGACATCTCGATGCACATCGCGGCGGTTGATCCGCGCTTTGTGGGCCGCGATGAAGTGACGGAGGCTGACGTCGAGCGCGAGAAGGAGATCTACCGCGCCCAGGCTGCTGCTACCGGCAAGCCCGCAAACATCATCGAGAAGATGCTCGAAGGCAAGATGGGTAAGTTCTACGAGGAAGTCTGCCTGCTCGATCAGCCCTTCATCAAAGAGCAGTCGCAGACCGTGGCGCAGGTCATCGCAACCAAGGTCGCAAAGCTCGGTGAGAACATCACCGTCCGCCGCTTCGCACGCTTCAAGATCGGCGAGCCCAACGCCACCTTCGCACAGGCGAAGATCGTGGCGACCGAAGAAGCTGCTTCGTAG
- a CDS encoding alpha/beta fold hydrolase produces MLPYSETGTGDTVLLFLHFFGSSQHEWRHVMERMSLQYRCVAADMPGFGDAAELRGYTVSEMCAQVQTLVESFAPSPVVLVAHSLSGKVGMVLAAAPPPNLTQLILVAPSPLQPEPMTAEARETMLLANTTRARTEAFVKNGAHRTMTDEDIAIGIADVERANHEAWRAWVEHGTKEDWSGRVKHFLLPTTLIVGEFDEAIPLSFQRQYTLPLVERAGGRLIVIEDAAHMLPYEAAAELALALETTIVQLAKAT; encoded by the coding sequence ATGCTTCCCTACAGCGAAACCGGCACCGGCGACACAGTCCTCCTGTTCCTGCACTTCTTCGGCAGTTCCCAGCACGAGTGGCGCCACGTAATGGAACGCATGTCCTTGCAGTACCGATGCGTAGCCGCTGACATGCCGGGCTTTGGGGATGCCGCCGAGCTTCGCGGCTACACGGTGAGTGAAATGTGCGCACAAGTGCAGACGCTGGTGGAGTCCTTTGCACCGTCGCCGGTGGTGCTGGTGGCACATTCGCTCAGCGGAAAGGTCGGCATGGTGTTGGCGGCAGCCCCGCCGCCGAACTTGACGCAGTTGATCCTCGTGGCGCCGTCGCCGCTGCAGCCCGAACCCATGACCGCAGAGGCGCGCGAGACCATGCTCCTCGCAAATACGACGCGAGCACGGACAGAAGCTTTTGTGAAGAATGGCGCACACCGCACGATGACCGACGAAGACATCGCCATCGGCATCGCCGACGTAGAGCGAGCGAACCACGAAGCCTGGCGTGCCTGGGTGGAACATGGCACGAAAGAAGACTGGTCCGGACGCGTGAAGCACTTTCTCTTACCGACGACTCTCATCGTCGGTGAGTTTGATGAAGCGATCCCACTCAGTTTTCAGCGGCAATACACACTGCCGCTGGTTGAACGTGCCGGCGGACGACTCATCGTGATCGAAGATGCCGCACATATGCTGCCGTATGAGGCCGCAGCGGAACTGGCGCTGGCTCTGGAAACGACAATTGTCCAGCTGGCGAAGGCAACGTAG
- a CDS encoding gluconate 2-dehydrogenase subunit 3 family protein: MSETLLPILSNRAVLERTSDATRRVLEDRARPTDPALRYLSPELYATLQQVVAAVLPQDAIGTDVDIAASIDERLRKGTNAGWRFADLPSDGEAYRQGLSVFAMMLEQTPMKHFERMPPPAREGYLRCVAKGDVDGPAQFPLSRWLSMLRTDVVKAWLSHPSTMEKLEIYSFADGRTGATDGPTESEGWQATTPNRSLSFEQGVSASAASVTERGA, from the coding sequence ATGAGCGAGACACTGTTACCTATCCTCAGTAATCGAGCCGTGCTTGAGCGCACGTCGGACGCGACGCGTCGTGTTCTGGAAGATCGTGCCCGACCGACCGATCCCGCTCTGCGTTATTTGTCTCCGGAACTCTACGCAACGTTGCAGCAGGTCGTGGCGGCAGTGCTGCCGCAGGATGCCATCGGAACGGACGTGGATATCGCTGCATCGATCGACGAGCGGCTGCGCAAGGGGACCAATGCCGGCTGGCGCTTCGCCGACTTGCCGTCAGACGGCGAAGCCTATCGCCAGGGACTGTCTGTGTTCGCGATGATGCTGGAGCAGACGCCTATGAAGCACTTTGAGCGTATGCCACCACCTGCGCGGGAGGGATATCTACGCTGCGTGGCCAAAGGTGATGTGGATGGGCCCGCACAGTTTCCTCTCTCGCGATGGTTAAGCATGTTACGCACTGATGTCGTGAAGGCGTGGCTGTCTCATCCCTCCACGATGGAGAAGCTTGAGATCTACAGCTTCGCGGATGGCAGGACCGGTGCTACCGACGGACCGACCGAAAGCGAGGGATGGCAGGCGACAACGCCGAACAGGTCTCTGTCATTTGAGCAAGGGGTCTCGGCATCAGCGGCTTCCGTCACGGAGCGTGGCGCATGA
- a CDS encoding GMC family oxidoreductase, giving the protein MKKPLDMRTFQNDEVVDAVVIGTGAGGAPLLWRLARAGLRVVALEAGPWFENPAEDFASDEIGASKIYWTDERLSGGADPTAFGGNNSGTGVGGSTLHYGAYVPRPDARDLKLKSSDGVAVDWPVTLEELTPYFQEVEEFLGVSGPAKYPWDPARKYPLPPLPLNSSAIYMAVGAEAMGIRVAHAPIAATSHTYTRPEYGTRNACVNRGYCHQGCRNGAKASMDVTYLPAALNAGAEIREDSFVHGVDRDAQGRISAVLYTDKQGNERRQLTSNVFLCAGGVETPRQLLHWNLANSSGMVGRNFMAHISTQVWATMNAETRPYKGFPASLITEDFMRAKDADYAGGYLLQSYGTLPLSWAEQVVHGRNLVGQALVDYLSRYNNVAGIGMNGDTLPQMDNRITLSSEKDARGLSKPLITFSLSENEKKMSAHAESNMRRILMAAGGKDLWSSQRTAHTIGTCRMGTDAGESVVNSVGRSWDVPNLYIADNSVFPTSLAANPALTIMALSLRTADAFLGADH; this is encoded by the coding sequence ATGAAGAAGCCGTTGGATATGCGTACGTTTCAGAATGACGAAGTCGTCGATGCTGTTGTGATTGGCACTGGCGCTGGTGGAGCGCCTTTGCTTTGGCGGCTGGCACGCGCGGGTCTTCGCGTAGTGGCGCTTGAAGCCGGCCCATGGTTTGAAAATCCCGCAGAAGACTTCGCCTCGGATGAGATCGGTGCGAGCAAGATTTACTGGACAGACGAACGTCTCTCCGGCGGCGCAGATCCAACGGCCTTTGGTGGAAACAACAGCGGTACCGGCGTGGGAGGCAGCACGCTCCACTACGGAGCTTACGTGCCGCGTCCGGACGCACGCGATCTGAAACTGAAGAGCAGCGATGGCGTCGCCGTGGACTGGCCGGTAACCCTTGAAGAGTTGACGCCATACTTCCAGGAGGTCGAGGAGTTCCTCGGCGTGTCCGGTCCTGCGAAGTATCCCTGGGATCCAGCGCGCAAATATCCTCTGCCGCCACTGCCGTTAAACAGCTCGGCGATCTACATGGCAGTGGGCGCCGAGGCCATGGGGATCCGTGTAGCGCATGCCCCCATCGCGGCGACATCACACACCTATACGCGGCCGGAGTACGGTACACGCAACGCATGCGTCAATCGTGGGTACTGCCACCAGGGCTGCCGGAACGGTGCCAAGGCGAGCATGGACGTCACGTATCTTCCAGCCGCATTGAACGCGGGCGCAGAGATTCGCGAAGATAGCTTTGTGCATGGAGTAGATCGTGATGCGCAAGGCCGTATCTCTGCAGTCCTGTACACGGACAAGCAGGGGAATGAGCGACGTCAACTTACCAGCAATGTCTTCCTGTGCGCTGGTGGAGTTGAGACGCCTCGGCAGTTGTTGCATTGGAATCTCGCGAACTCCAGCGGGATGGTTGGCCGTAACTTCATGGCGCACATCTCCACGCAGGTATGGGCAACCATGAACGCGGAGACCAGGCCGTATAAAGGATTTCCTGCGTCACTGATCACGGAAGATTTCATGCGCGCGAAGGATGCCGACTACGCCGGTGGTTATCTCCTGCAGAGCTACGGCACGCTGCCGCTATCCTGGGCGGAGCAGGTGGTACACGGGCGTAATCTCGTTGGCCAGGCGCTTGTCGACTATCTCTCGCGGTACAACAACGTGGCGGGCATCGGCATGAATGGCGATACGCTGCCGCAGATGGACAACCGCATCACGCTCTCCAGTGAGAAGGATGCGCGAGGCCTGTCGAAGCCGCTTATCACCTTCTCACTCTCGGAGAACGAGAAGAAGATGAGCGCACATGCTGAATCGAATATGCGCCGCATCCTGATGGCCGCTGGCGGCAAGGACCTTTGGAGTTCCCAACGCACGGCACATACGATCGGCACATGCCGCATGGGGACGGATGCGGGGGAGTCGGTGGTGAATTCCGTCGGTCGCAGCTGGGATGTTCCGAATCTTTATATCGCGGATAACTCGGTCTTTCCGACGTCGCTTGCGGCCAATCCTGCGTTGACGATTATGGCTCTATCGCTGCGAACGGCCGATGCATTTCTTGGCGCGGATCATTGA